A genomic region of Pseudochaenichthys georgianus chromosome 12, fPseGeo1.2, whole genome shotgun sequence contains the following coding sequences:
- the LOC117456568 gene encoding claudin-23-like, with protein MPSQRTQEWMRTSLRTPGILIFGMVMAPCGWILNLTATVAPNWRTLNALPSSPPDEFIQQGIWEICRATTVQTRADCTLQDTEYLGSQVIEVAQGLMVASLVVTLIGLAVAIPGVRCWTDRPNWLLAGLGGILIFLSGVMTIIPIAWYTHILNEVPTVFPTNDVRVGYCIILGYIGGIFEILGGFVMFIGICRCCGGKNRGEKRVEQVTGARFDSRRQPARRVEVPSLDRARSEASSVPYSKDSLDEDVSFPRAKSPAARSANTSYGGRPYEADL; from the coding sequence ATGCCGTCGCAGAGAACGCAGGAGTGGATGCGCACATCCCTGCGCACCCCGGGCATCCTGATCTTCGGGATGGTCATGGCTCCCTGCGGATGGATCCTAAACCTGACCGCCACAGTGGCCCCAAACTGGAGGACCCTTAACGCGCTTCCCTCAAGCCCGCCGGATGAGTTCATCCAGCAGGGCATCTGGGAGATCTGCAGGGCCACCACAGTCCAGACGAGGGCGGACTGCACTCTGCAGGACACCGAATATTTAGGGAGCCAGGTCATCGAGGTGGCCCAGGGTTTAATGGTGGCCTCCCTCGTCGTGACTCTAATCGGGCTGGCAGTGGCCATCCCTGGGGTGCGCTGCTGGACAGACAGGCCTAACTGGTTGCTGGCTGGCCTGGGCGGAATCCTGATCTTCCTCTCCGGGGTCATGACCATCATACCCATCGCCTGGTACACCCACATCCTAAACGAAGTGCCAACGGTGTTCCCTACCAATGATGTGCGCGTGGGCTACTGCATCATTCTGGGCTATATAGGCGGGATCTTTGAAATCCTGGGCGGCTTCGTTATGTTCATCGGGATCTGCCGGTGCTGCGGAGGGAAGAACCGAGGGGAGAAGCGGGTGGAGCAGGTCACCGGAGCCCGCTTCGACAGCAGGAGACAGCCGGCGAGAAGAGTCGAAGTGCCGAGCCTGGACCGGGCCCGGAGCGAGGCCAGCAGCGTCCCGTACTCGAAAGACTCCCTGGATGAAGATGTGTCCTTTCCCCGGGCCAAGAGCCCGGCAGCCCGGTCAGCGAACACCTCATACGGCGGCAGACCTTATGAGGCAGACCTATGA